A region of Pyxidicoccus trucidator DNA encodes the following proteins:
- a CDS encoding kelch repeat-containing protein: MSSTDNHAVSPGRALAASAALALTVAGCDPTAAGAASTQEEPRTQTAALTPALVAVLEPEADSFVTTGFQRETENYGGWHEFKVSVWFQTHAFLRFNLSSLPAGAKVRSVKLTAMAFQGYASGGDGNVYTYLVQDNAWGEYTLNFNNRPLTSGGPLGAWFLWYPGVGHYEDKLGVNEDPSLVPVVQSAMDATDRRISFQLSNLGYYDTYYYTREVEDATKRPKLEVRYGDVWQSVSAAHSVRTKHSATLLADGRVLVAGGANDAGWLNSAALYSPTTDTWAATASMSVKRHGHGSTLLGSGEVLVTGGQDNGVSVASTERYSPSTGTWSAAAPMATARFRHTVTTLNDGRLLVAGGSDGSLGLTSTELYDPATNTWTAGPAMSSRRFGHTATLLPDGRVLVAGGHTGGQTLATAEVYEPATNTWMTTGTMSSRHFGHGAVRLPDGRVLVTSGLTPSGVVTPVTELYSPATGTWTTTGSLATARSEFSLVALPSGHVLALGGTDGTAITPTVERYDVATGTWTRTAAMSSPRRNLSATVLSDGRVLASGGQAGTSTASLASSELFTSVTDI; this comes from the coding sequence ATGTCATCAACGGACAACCATGCCGTATCGCCCGGTCGTGCCCTCGCGGCGTCCGCCGCGCTGGCCCTCACCGTCGCTGGATGCGACCCCACTGCCGCCGGAGCGGCCTCGACGCAAGAGGAGCCTCGGACCCAGACCGCCGCGCTCACACCCGCGCTCGTAGCGGTGCTGGAGCCCGAAGCAGACAGCTTCGTCACGACAGGTTTCCAGCGGGAGACCGAGAACTACGGCGGCTGGCACGAGTTCAAGGTCAGCGTCTGGTTCCAGACGCATGCCTTCCTCCGTTTCAACCTGAGCAGCCTGCCCGCCGGCGCGAAGGTCCGCTCGGTGAAGCTGACAGCCATGGCCTTTCAAGGCTACGCCAGTGGCGGCGATGGCAATGTCTACACGTACCTCGTCCAGGACAACGCGTGGGGGGAGTACACCCTCAACTTCAACAACCGGCCGCTGACTTCCGGAGGGCCCCTGGGCGCATGGTTCCTCTGGTACCCGGGTGTCGGCCACTACGAGGACAAGCTCGGCGTGAACGAGGACCCGAGCCTCGTTCCGGTCGTCCAGAGCGCGATGGATGCGACCGACCGGCGCATCTCCTTCCAGCTCAGCAACCTGGGCTACTACGACACCTACTACTACACGCGTGAGGTCGAGGACGCGACGAAGCGTCCCAAGCTGGAGGTCCGCTATGGCGACGTCTGGCAGTCCGTCAGCGCGGCGCACTCGGTCCGCACGAAGCACAGCGCCACGCTGCTGGCGGATGGCCGGGTGCTGGTCGCGGGCGGTGCCAACGACGCGGGCTGGCTGAACAGCGCCGCGCTCTACTCGCCCACCACGGACACCTGGGCGGCCACGGCCTCCATGTCCGTGAAGCGCCATGGGCACGGCTCCACCCTCCTCGGCTCCGGAGAGGTGCTCGTCACGGGGGGACAGGACAACGGCGTCTCCGTTGCCTCCACCGAGCGGTATTCGCCCTCCACGGGGACCTGGAGCGCCGCGGCGCCCATGGCGACGGCCCGCTTCCGCCACACCGTGACGACGCTGAATGATGGGAGGTTGCTCGTCGCCGGCGGCAGCGACGGCTCGCTGGGGCTGACGAGCACGGAGCTGTACGACCCGGCAACGAACACCTGGACGGCCGGGCCCGCCATGTCCTCGCGCCGCTTCGGCCATACGGCCACCCTGCTGCCGGACGGCCGGGTGCTGGTGGCGGGCGGACACACCGGTGGGCAGACACTGGCCACCGCCGAGGTGTACGAGCCGGCGACGAACACCTGGATGACCACCGGCACGATGAGCTCCCGCCACTTCGGGCACGGCGCGGTCCGGTTGCCGGATGGTCGGGTGCTGGTCACGAGCGGGCTCACGCCGAGCGGCGTCGTCACGCCCGTCACCGAGCTGTACTCGCCCGCCACCGGCACGTGGACGACCACGGGCTCGCTGGCCACGGCGCGCAGTGAGTTCAGCCTGGTGGCGCTGCCCTCGGGCCACGTGCTGGCGCTGGGCGGCACTGACGGCACGGCCATCACCCCCACGGTGGAGCGCTACGACGTGGCCACGGGCACGTGGACGCGGACTGCGGCCATGAGCAGCCCACGCCGCAACCTCTCGGCCACGGTGCTGTCGGACGGCCGCGTCCTCGCCAGCGGCGGACAGGCCGGCACCTCCACCGCGTCCCTCGCGTCCTCCGAGCTCTTCACGTCCGTCACGGACATCTGA
- a CDS encoding YfiR family protein — protein sequence MRSLSILRFMPALAAFVLPQGVASAEAPVEAEVKAEFLERFTRFIDWPEGGFKSPGSPFALCLLGHTPLEPYLARMARSRRIKDRPIQVRMLEGPGEVEGCALVWIPPEAAGSLEQVLERTAGKAILTVGDTEGLAERGAHINMKREGSRLTFDINVAQAKRSGLRFSSQLLQLGHLVGGEVPP from the coding sequence ATGAGGTCTCTGTCCATTCTCCGCTTCATGCCGGCCCTCGCGGCCTTCGTCCTCCCTCAGGGAGTGGCGAGTGCGGAGGCTCCCGTCGAGGCGGAGGTGAAGGCCGAGTTCCTGGAGCGGTTCACGCGGTTCATCGACTGGCCGGAAGGTGGGTTCAAGAGTCCGGGGTCCCCCTTCGCCCTCTGCCTGCTGGGGCACACCCCGCTGGAGCCATACCTGGCGAGAATGGCCCGGAGCCGCCGCATCAAGGACCGCCCCATCCAGGTCCGGATGCTGGAAGGGCCGGGCGAGGTGGAGGGCTGCGCGCTGGTCTGGATTCCTCCCGAGGCCGCCGGCTCGCTGGAGCAGGTCCTGGAGCGCACCGCGGGCAAGGCCATCCTCACGGTCGGGGACACCGAGGGCCTGGCCGAGCGCGGAGCGCACATCAACATGAAGCGGGAGGGAAGCCGGCTGACCTTCGACATCAACGTGGCCCAGGCGAAGCGCAGCGGACTGCGTTTCAGCTCCCAGTTATTGCAGCTGGGACACCTGGTGGGAGGGGAGGTGCCCCCGTGA
- a CDS encoding ATP-binding protein, whose product MRFWEALSLRSKLTVLLFFGLVGPMGTGLGIVAARDIRAFREDLISTTSLAAAVASEYSAAALAFQDEVAARQTLARMASLPELEFAEIQDAQGRPLASYQRPGVPGGVPLPVHPVEGRWVRLDDDHVNVVQPVIHGGVRYGSLRLQTSTVALQARINAYLIGILLVAVGVAGLALGLAFLLQRLITWRVLALAEVARVVAEKGDYSVRVRKVSNDEIGFLADTFNAMLVEVERRQREAQEAIRVREEFLSIASHELRTPLTPLKLEVQSLSRAAARGTLSDQGTGLLQRDLRLIGKQLRRLETLIYNLLDVSRITSGKLQLDLEEVDLVALLREAVQRLSEECRAAGTAISLEVEQPVVGRWDPARLDQVLSNLLSNALKYGAGRPIEVEAGEREGTAWLSVRDHGVGIAKEDQARIFDRFERAVSVRHYGGLGLGLYITQSIVASHGGHIRVESQQGAGATFIVELPVEGPPWESPWGLEPAAPPPAH is encoded by the coding sequence GTGAGGTTCTGGGAGGCGCTCTCGCTGCGGAGCAAGCTGACGGTGCTGCTCTTCTTCGGACTGGTCGGCCCGATGGGAACAGGGCTCGGCATCGTCGCCGCGAGGGACATCCGTGCCTTCCGCGAGGACCTCATCTCCACGACGTCGCTGGCCGCGGCCGTCGCCAGCGAGTACAGCGCCGCGGCGCTCGCCTTCCAGGACGAGGTGGCCGCGCGGCAGACCCTCGCGCGGATGGCCTCGCTCCCGGAGCTGGAGTTCGCCGAGATTCAGGACGCGCAGGGCCGCCCACTCGCGTCCTACCAACGTCCGGGTGTTCCCGGAGGAGTCCCGCTGCCCGTCCATCCCGTAGAGGGGCGGTGGGTGCGGCTGGACGACGACCACGTCAACGTGGTCCAGCCCGTCATCCACGGGGGCGTGCGCTACGGCAGCCTGCGCCTGCAGACGTCGACCGTCGCGCTCCAGGCCCGCATCAACGCGTATCTCATTGGAATCCTGCTGGTGGCGGTGGGGGTGGCCGGGCTCGCGCTGGGGCTGGCATTCCTGCTGCAGCGCCTCATCACCTGGCGCGTCCTCGCGCTGGCGGAGGTGGCGCGGGTGGTCGCAGAGAAGGGCGACTACTCCGTCAGGGTCCGGAAGGTGAGCAACGACGAGATTGGCTTCCTGGCCGACACCTTCAACGCCATGCTGGTGGAGGTGGAGCGCCGACAGCGGGAGGCGCAGGAGGCCATCCGGGTGCGGGAGGAGTTCCTCTCCATCGCCTCACACGAGCTGCGGACTCCGCTCACCCCCCTCAAGCTGGAGGTCCAGTCGCTCTCGCGGGCCGCCGCGCGAGGCACCTTGTCGGACCAGGGGACGGGGCTGCTCCAGCGGGACCTCCGGCTCATCGGCAAGCAGCTCCGGCGGCTGGAGACCCTCATCTACAACCTCCTGGATGTCTCCCGCATCACCAGCGGCAAGCTCCAGCTGGACCTGGAGGAGGTCGACCTCGTGGCCCTCCTCCGGGAAGCAGTCCAACGGCTCTCCGAGGAGTGCCGGGCCGCGGGCACCGCCATCAGCCTGGAGGTGGAGCAACCGGTGGTGGGGCGGTGGGACCCGGCGAGGCTGGACCAGGTGTTGAGCAACCTCCTGTCCAATGCCCTCAAGTACGGAGCAGGCAGGCCCATCGAGGTGGAGGCGGGCGAGCGGGAGGGCACCGCATGGTTGAGCGTCAGGGACCATGGGGTGGGCATCGCGAAGGAGGACCAGGCGCGCATCTTCGACCGGTTCGAGCGCGCGGTGTCGGTGCGCCACTACGGCGGCCTGGGGCTGGGGCTCTACATCACCCAGAGCATCGTCGCCAGCCACGGGGGACACATCCGGGTGGAGAGCCAGCAGGGCGCCGGGGCGACCTTCATCGTCGAGCTGCCGGTGGAAGGCCCCCCATGGGAGAGCCCCTGGGGCCTGGAGCCAGCCGCCCCGCCTCCGGCGCACTGA
- a CDS encoding TonB-dependent receptor plug domain-containing protein, whose amino-acid sequence MKAVARTAVRSGMALLALLGGTSVAQEQEAPTSAEPPEETPGSLSELPLEELMQVEIVTPTKQPQKLEQAPAIVSVITREELATWGYRSVAEALEHVPGFYIIRDFVTPNLGVRGLSSGHRAYNRIIKVLINGQPTTFRADGTNFLGLEFIPMRTIERIEVVRGPASALYGANAYLAVVNVITRQPSADQLGELTARVTYGPPTGVGGEALLQHARKSWGALGTFRYGYVDRSGYELPAASPNYDTFATHESEGDIARPMAAFGAFDFEPSDKTALHVQALYSRLDSFAEFLDFGTLSHDNHLVVDNFAGRAKLDFGPTDWLETSASAGFSMGGPSSRERLNAGSTATHPRRDFGYRAIDLVLESSARARGYSLLVGIDLTRDLEKPLTVFTVTNADGSETAPLGIQEEVLFQNLGVYGQGTAHPFESLPGFGLTANVRYDRHNIYGGVVNYHVGLAHAFTPELTLKLRTGTSFLAPNPLYLYAQPLYAGDVVGNPELLPETAMTSEAQVLVTPYPKLLLSVNAYLTDTSDTIDLLPQGAQTVLPVNVGTSRTLGLETEARWSHGGHHVVATFEAQDTEEEREDPFLGTLSQPAAAYPRLLAELAWTWRSGFAGTVGLRGRYVGARRASRGNVLLANAPYLFDPYALFSAIWMYEWKHARVHLQVNNLLDSHYAEPGYNGVDLPGFGREATLGFTWTP is encoded by the coding sequence ATGAAGGCAGTGGCCAGGACCGCGGTCCGCTCCGGCATGGCCCTCCTTGCCCTCCTGGGCGGAACCTCCGTCGCCCAGGAACAGGAGGCCCCCACCTCCGCCGAGCCTCCCGAAGAGACGCCAGGGTCGCTCTCCGAGCTGCCCCTCGAAGAGCTCATGCAGGTGGAAATCGTCACGCCCACCAAGCAGCCGCAGAAGCTCGAGCAGGCGCCCGCCATCGTCTCGGTCATCACGCGAGAGGAGCTCGCGACGTGGGGCTACCGGAGCGTCGCCGAGGCGCTCGAGCACGTCCCCGGCTTCTACATCATTCGTGACTTCGTGACGCCCAACCTCGGGGTGCGCGGGCTGAGCTCGGGACACCGCGCCTACAACCGCATCATCAAGGTCCTAATCAATGGCCAGCCCACCACCTTCCGGGCGGATGGCACCAACTTCCTCGGACTCGAGTTCATCCCCATGCGCACCATCGAGCGCATCGAGGTCGTCCGCGGGCCTGCCTCCGCGCTCTATGGGGCGAACGCCTACCTGGCCGTGGTGAACGTCATCACGCGCCAGCCTTCCGCCGACCAGCTCGGCGAGCTCACGGCCCGGGTGACCTACGGTCCGCCCACCGGCGTGGGGGGAGAGGCCCTGCTCCAGCACGCCCGGAAGTCGTGGGGTGCGCTGGGCACCTTCAGATACGGCTACGTCGACCGCTCGGGCTACGAGCTGCCGGCGGCGTCGCCGAACTACGACACGTTCGCCACCCACGAGAGCGAGGGGGACATCGCGCGGCCCATGGCGGCCTTCGGAGCCTTCGACTTCGAGCCCTCGGACAAGACGGCGCTCCACGTCCAGGCCCTCTACAGCCGCCTGGACTCGTTCGCCGAGTTCCTCGACTTCGGAACGCTGAGCCATGACAACCACCTCGTCGTGGACAACTTCGCCGGCCGGGCGAAGCTCGACTTCGGGCCCACCGACTGGCTGGAGACCAGCGCCTCCGCGGGCTTCTCCATGGGCGGCCCGTCGAGCCGCGAACGCCTGAACGCCGGCTCGACGGCGACACATCCGCGCCGCGACTTCGGCTATCGCGCCATCGACCTCGTGCTCGAGTCGAGCGCGCGGGCGCGCGGGTACTCCCTGCTCGTGGGCATCGACCTCACCCGCGACCTGGAGAAGCCGCTCACCGTCTTCACCGTGACGAACGCCGACGGCTCGGAGACCGCGCCGCTCGGCATCCAGGAGGAGGTGCTGTTCCAGAACCTCGGGGTGTACGGACAGGGAACCGCCCACCCCTTCGAGTCGCTCCCCGGCTTCGGCCTGACGGCGAACGTGCGGTACGACCGGCACAACATCTACGGCGGCGTCGTGAACTACCACGTCGGCCTCGCGCACGCCTTCACCCCGGAGCTGACCCTGAAGCTCCGGACCGGCACGTCGTTCCTGGCGCCGAACCCGCTGTACCTCTATGCCCAGCCGCTCTACGCGGGTGACGTCGTCGGCAACCCCGAGCTCCTCCCCGAGACGGCCATGACGAGCGAGGCCCAGGTCCTCGTGACGCCGTACCCCAAGCTCCTCCTGTCGGTGAACGCGTACCTGACGGACACGAGCGACACCATCGATCTGCTTCCCCAGGGCGCGCAGACCGTCCTGCCGGTGAACGTCGGTACGTCGAGGACCCTGGGCCTCGAGACGGAAGCCCGCTGGTCCCATGGGGGGCACCACGTCGTCGCGACATTCGAGGCGCAGGACACGGAGGAGGAGAGGGAAGACCCGTTCCTGGGAACCCTCTCGCAGCCGGCCGCCGCCTACCCACGCCTCCTCGCCGAGCTGGCCTGGACGTGGCGCAGCGGCTTCGCGGGAACCGTGGGGCTGCGCGGCCGGTATGTGGGCGCGCGCCGGGCCTCGAGGGGGAACGTCCTGCTCGCCAACGCGCCCTACCTGTTCGACCCCTACGCGCTCTTCAGCGCCATCTGGATGTACGAGTGGAAGCACGCGCGCGTGCACCTCCAGGTCAACAACCTGCTGGACTCCCACTATGCCGAGCCCGGCTACAACGGCGTCGATCTGCCCGGCTTCGGGCGCGAGGCCACGCTGGGCTTCACATGGACACCATGA
- a CDS encoding ABC transporter substrate-binding protein, with protein sequence MSTFGRAALLALVLLGGGACEPLDAREYTPAGDSITLGVIETRIPRNTGFAARLAAREINLAGGVLGRRVEVIVAQDRLCDENHAPGVVRGLLERGVVAIVAATCSAAARADLEVVAPEAANVVIVSPTSSSSTLTGLPNFYRTIANDERQGPLLAEEVRRQGLDSAAIVHVDDIYGTGLADGFEQRFTALGGRIIARVAHPTGKTTGFTDEVQRLYAAGKPQAIVIMGFSVGAAGLSRDLVASADISGVRFFASEAVFGPGFLTSADATVAQGMQGLVPTAALDDPNRQRFVEAYEAATGESFAIEDSGRLQRTYDAVYLMALAMVKGGGATTEALRDNLIAVSGTKDAVGIPVNVGGFAAALELLSAGQEVNYEGASGPLDLDENGEPFRGTYLLWRIDGGQFVFDRALRFP encoded by the coding sequence ATGAGCACGTTCGGCCGCGCCGCGCTCCTCGCGCTCGTCCTCCTGGGAGGCGGGGCCTGTGAGCCGCTCGACGCACGGGAGTACACGCCCGCCGGGGACTCCATCACGCTGGGCGTCATCGAGACGCGCATCCCGCGCAACACGGGGTTCGCGGCGCGCCTGGCCGCCCGGGAAATCAACCTCGCGGGAGGCGTGCTCGGCAGGCGCGTCGAGGTCATCGTGGCGCAGGACAGGCTGTGTGACGAGAACCACGCCCCAGGGGTCGTCCGCGGGCTCCTGGAGCGGGGCGTCGTGGCCATCGTCGCCGCGACCTGCAGCGCGGCGGCGCGGGCGGACCTCGAGGTCGTCGCGCCCGAAGCGGCGAACGTGGTCATCGTCTCGCCCACCTCTTCGTCGTCCACCCTCACGGGGCTTCCCAACTTCTATCGCACGATTGCCAACGACGAGCGCCAGGGGCCGCTCCTGGCCGAGGAGGTCCGCCGCCAGGGCCTGGACTCCGCCGCCATCGTCCACGTCGACGACATCTATGGCACCGGCCTCGCGGACGGCTTCGAGCAGCGCTTCACCGCGCTCGGCGGTCGCATCATTGCGAGGGTGGCACATCCGACGGGCAAGACGACCGGGTTCACGGACGAGGTCCAGCGCCTCTACGCCGCCGGAAAGCCCCAGGCCATCGTCATCATGGGGTTCTCCGTGGGCGCCGCCGGCCTGTCGCGAGACCTCGTGGCTTCCGCCGACATCAGCGGGGTGAGGTTCTTCGCCTCGGAGGCGGTGTTCGGTCCGGGGTTCCTCACGAGCGCGGACGCCACGGTCGCGCAGGGCATGCAGGGCCTGGTTCCCACGGCGGCCCTGGACGACCCCAACAGACAGCGGTTCGTGGAGGCCTATGAGGCCGCCACCGGAGAGAGCTTCGCCATCGAAGACTCCGGCCGGCTCCAGCGGACCTACGACGCCGTCTACCTCATGGCGCTCGCCATGGTGAAGGGAGGTGGCGCGACCACCGAGGCGCTTCGCGACAACCTCATCGCCGTCTCGGGCACGAAGGACGCGGTGGGGATTCCCGTCAACGTTGGCGGGTTCGCGGCGGCCCTGGAGCTGTTGAGCGCGGGGCAGGAGGTCAACTACGAGGGCGCCTCCGGGCCGCTGGACCTGGACGAGAACGGTGAGCCCTTCCGCGGTACCTATCTGCTCTGGCGTATCGACGGCGGCCAGTTCGTGTTCGACAGGGCCCTGCGATTCCCCTGA
- a CDS encoding DUF1592 domain-containing protein yields the protein MQQLRFTRTLVVVAVALLAACKGDIGGSPQAPPGENPPVAPEELPLRRLSAVQFQNTLRDVLTRTLGTTEAGAVLRDGSVAALLQSYPQDVRVPIPSESHGGFLRMDQGVQQRHIDSSYSLGLRVGEVLGTSATRRGLLLGTCATDASAANDEACLRDFISRFGRLALRRPVGEDDVAFYRAAVSEPPVSALAVQKVVALMLTAPEFLYFVEHGQAEVAGTVSLLTAHELAARLSYHFWQTMPDEALAAAADSGVLLTEAGYRQQVERLASDSRAHLAMGEFFSQWFRLDDLEEFDGRVGDPVFDAFRGGFTPTRDTRERINAEVADLVTWLAAHDGTLQEVLTDRHAFARNADLAALYGVPQWDGTSEPPTFTEPQRSGLLTRIAFLATGSANTRPIIKGYRIRNALLCRRIPPPPAEAMMTRVDLSPEFTTREVVERLTETQGSCPACHRTLLNPLGFVTENFDALGRFRSTQRLFDSNGQQVAERAVRTDTVPALMPGDTRAVSSAADVTQLILESGQYEDCFARQYFRYTFARVENDEADQPVLDALGDAARGRQSLRAVLASVALRPEFQRRDFR from the coding sequence GTGCAACAGCTTCGATTCACGCGCACCCTCGTCGTCGTCGCGGTGGCCCTGCTGGCCGCCTGCAAGGGTGACATCGGGGGGAGTCCCCAGGCGCCACCCGGCGAGAACCCGCCGGTAGCGCCCGAGGAGCTGCCGCTGCGGCGGCTGTCGGCGGTCCAGTTCCAGAACACGCTGCGCGACGTGCTCACCCGGACGCTCGGCACCACGGAGGCAGGCGCGGTGCTGCGGGACGGCTCGGTGGCGGCGCTGCTCCAGAGCTACCCGCAGGACGTGCGGGTGCCCATTCCCTCGGAGTCCCATGGCGGCTTCCTCCGCATGGACCAGGGCGTGCAGCAGCGGCACATCGACAGCTCGTATTCCCTCGGACTGCGCGTGGGCGAGGTGCTGGGGACCAGCGCCACGCGGCGGGGGTTGCTGCTGGGCACCTGCGCCACGGACGCCAGCGCGGCCAATGACGAGGCCTGCCTGAGAGACTTCATCTCCCGCTTCGGGCGGCTGGCCCTGCGGCGGCCCGTGGGCGAGGACGACGTGGCCTTCTACCGCGCGGCGGTGAGCGAGCCCCCCGTCTCCGCGCTCGCCGTGCAGAAGGTGGTGGCGCTGATGCTGACGGCGCCGGAGTTCCTCTACTTCGTCGAGCACGGGCAAGCCGAGGTGGCCGGCACCGTGTCGCTGCTGACGGCGCACGAGCTGGCCGCGCGGCTGTCGTACCACTTCTGGCAGACGATGCCGGACGAGGCGCTCGCCGCGGCGGCGGACTCGGGCGTGCTGCTCACCGAGGCCGGCTACCGCCAGCAGGTGGAGCGCCTGGCGAGTGACTCGCGCGCGCACCTGGCCATGGGCGAGTTCTTCAGTCAGTGGTTCCGCCTGGACGACCTGGAGGAGTTCGATGGGCGCGTGGGGGACCCCGTCTTCGACGCGTTTCGCGGCGGCTTCACCCCGACCCGCGACACCCGCGAGCGCATCAACGCCGAGGTGGCCGACCTGGTCACCTGGCTGGCGGCGCATGACGGCACGCTCCAGGAGGTGCTCACGGACAGGCATGCCTTCGCACGCAACGCCGACCTGGCGGCGCTCTACGGCGTGCCGCAGTGGGATGGAACCTCGGAGCCGCCTACCTTCACCGAGCCCCAGCGCTCCGGCCTGTTGACGCGCATCGCCTTCCTCGCCACCGGCTCCGCCAACACGCGCCCCATCATCAAGGGCTACCGCATCCGCAACGCGCTCCTGTGCCGGCGCATCCCCCCGCCGCCCGCCGAAGCCATGATGACGCGGGTGGACCTGTCGCCCGAGTTCACCACGCGCGAGGTGGTGGAGCGTCTCACGGAGACGCAGGGCTCCTGCCCCGCCTGCCACCGGACGCTCCTCAACCCGCTGGGGTTCGTCACCGAGAACTTCGACGCGCTCGGGCGCTTCCGCTCCACGCAGCGGCTCTTCGACAGCAATGGCCAGCAGGTGGCCGAGCGGGCGGTGCGCACCGACACGGTGCCCGCCCTGATGCCAGGCGACACGCGCGCGGTGTCCTCGGCGGCGGACGTCACCCAGCTCATCCTCGAAAGCGGCCAGTACGAGGACTGCTTCGCCCGGCAGTACTTCCGGTACACCTTTGCTCGCGTCGAGAACGACGAGGCCGACCAGCCCGTGCTGGACGCACTGGGCGATGCGGCAAGAGGCCGCCAGTCGCTGCGCGCGGTGCTGGCCTCCGTCGCGCTGCGCCCCGAGTTCCAGCGGAGGGACTTCCGATGA